The following proteins are encoded in a genomic region of Jaculus jaculus isolate mJacJac1 chromosome 13, mJacJac1.mat.Y.cur, whole genome shotgun sequence:
- the Gin1 gene encoding gypsy retrotransposon integrase-like protein 1 isoform X3, with amino-acid sequence MGPFHTSNRSHVYAIIMTDLFTKWIMILPLSDVSVSEISKAIINIFFLYGPPQKIIMDQRDEFIEQINVELGRLFGVKQVVISHASGSINPSESTPSTVRTFLSKHCADHPDNWDEHLSALSFAFNVTHLEPTKNTPYFQMFNRNPYMPESSGSPHEVDVNNTSMFARIVDAIKEAEKIVETKTTSVGQNENNNLNETNKSKIAKKKAKQLNPFHLKVGHEVLRQRKNWWKDGRFQSEWVGPCVIDYITESGCAVLRDNTGTRLKRPIKMSHLKPYVRESSEQDSLFLLHGSVVADHDYFGLPDIGAYQANILVEDTTIGVVDNELLTSSKDCELLEYRDSKVCPLIEGHDTLEKQTFSLLDSSNQVLEHLS; translated from the exons ATGGGACCTTTTCATACAAGCAACAGAAGTCATGTATATGCTATAATCATGACTGATTTGTTCACAAAGTGGATTATGATTTTGCCTTTATCTGATGTTTCAGTGTCAGAAATTTCTAAagctattataaatatatttttcttatatggaccgcctcaaaaaataataatggatcaAAGAGATGAGTTCATTGAACAG atCAATGTTGAATTGGGTAGATTATTTGGTGTAAAGCAGGTTGTAATATCTCATGCCTCTGGAAGTATTAATCCATCTGAAAGTACACCAAGCACAGTTAGAACCTTTCTCTCCAAACACTGTGCTGACCACCCAGACAACTGGGATGAGCATCTATCAGCTCTCTCATTTGCCTTCAATGTAACTCATTTG gaGCCTACAAAAAATACACcatattttcaaatgtttaatCGGAATCCCTATATGCCAGAGTCATCAGGTAGCCCTCATGAAGTGGATGTTAACAATACAAGTATGTTTGCCAGAATTGTAGATGCAATTAAAGAAGCTGAGAAAATAGTGGAGACTAAGACCACATCCGTGGGCCAG AATGAGAACAACAATttgaatgaaacaaataaaagcaagattgctaaaaagaaagcaaagcaattAAATCCATTTCATTTAAAAGTAGGACATGAAGTTTTAAGACAAAGGAAAAACTGGTGGAAGGATGGCCGTTTCCAGTCTGAATGGGTTGGCCCTTGTGTCATAGACTATATTACAGAAAGTGGATGTGCTGTCCTAAGAGACAATACTGGGACTAGACTGAAAAGACCTATCAAAATGTCCCACCTTAAGCCTTATGTAAGGGAGTCCAGTGAACAAG AcagtctctttctcttgcatGGGTCAGTCGTGGCAGATCATGACTATTTTGGATTGCCTGATATTGGAGCATATCAAGCAAACATTCTGGTAGAAGATACAACTATTGGCGTAGTTGATAATGAGTTACTGACATCAAGCAAGGACTGTGAACTTTTAGAATATAGAGATTCCAAAGTCTGTCCTTTGATAGAAGGGCATGATACTCTTGAAAAACAGACTTTCAGTCTACTGGACTCTTCAAATCAAGTACTTGAGCACTTAAGTTAG